The following DNA comes from Mucilaginibacter jinjuensis.
CACATTGAGGTTGTACAAGGTGCAGCTTCATCTACCATTTATGGTGCCCAGGGTGCAAACGGTGTTATCCAGATCTTTACTAAAAAGGGTGTACAAGGCAGGTTGCAAATCAACGTATCAAGCAGTGTTGCTGCTAACAGCATCATCAACAGCGGCGATGTGCACCAGGCAAAATTCAACAGCTTTAAAACTGATGCCAACGGTAATTTCATTGACGGCAATGGCAACATTATTAAACTGGATGAAGATGGTACGTTTAACGGTGTAACCTGGGCTTATGCTGCTGATGGCAATAACCCAACAGCAATGTCGAACCCGCTAAACATCGATAACAAACCTTATGGTACTAACCTTAAGTATTACGATCACATTCAGCAGTTATTTAAAACCGCTTATACAACTAATAATACCGTAAATATTTCGGGCGCTAATGATAAGGTTGATTATAACTTTGGCGTATCAAATAACCACCAGCAAAGTACCATCCGTACCAATGGTTATAATGATCGCAGCAACCTTACTGCTAACTTAGGTTTCGAACTTTTTAAAGGATTCACTTTAAGATCAACAACCCAATTAATTTACAACAAAAGCACACTTAACCCATCTTTTGGTGTAGGTAACGCAGGTGGTTTATTTGCGGCATTAAACTCTTCTCCTTTTTACGACTTTAACCAGCGCTTGCCAGATGGCACTTATCCTAACTCATTAAACTCGGGTACGGTGAGTGTTAACGGTTCGAACCCATTCTACAATACAGAATATTCGAGCAACTCTGATAACCGTGTAGACATTTTGCAAAACATCCAGGCTGATTACAAGATCAATCATTTTGTAACCTTAAACGCTAAATATGGCTTAAACCATAGCAACAGGGAAGAAAACTGGATTTTCCAAAATCAATCTGGCAACCAAAACTCAAATGACCTGGAAGCCTGGACATACTATAACAATGGTAATGATAATACCGGTGAGCTTGACAAATTCACCTATAAAACCACTTTCCAGAACTTTAACGGTTCGGCAATTATCCGTACAGATTTCCAAAAAGATTTTCATTTAAACGTACCGATCACTACATCTACATTATTGCAATACGATTATCGTAAAACCAATTATTCTGAATTTTTTGTTTACGGTTATAGCTTGCCAAGCTACCCTATCTATAACTTTCAGCAAACATCAACACAACAAGTTACCAGGGATTACACCGAGCCATTTGTTACTTATGGTTATGTAGTGAATCAAAAAATTGACTTTGGCGATTTTGGTGGTGTAGCAGGTGGTTTCAGAAGTGATTATTCATCAGCATTTGGGCAAGGCTCTAAACCATTTACCTTTCCAAACGTAAATGCATACATCCGCCCTTCATCATTCAATTTCTGGAAAGATGGTGCTTTAGGAAAGATTTTCCCGGAGTTTAAATTAAGAGGTGCTTATGGCGAGGCCGGTATCCAACCGCAGCCGTTTGACCGCTACCCTACTATTACTCCAGGTAACTTAGGTTCTAACCTGGCGTTCTCCCTGCCTAATCAGCAAAACAATCCCAACATCAATGTTGAGGTTTCTAAAGAGACTGAGTTTGGTACCGATTTCGCTATTAAAGGCGCAAACGGCAACTGGTTCTCTAACTTTAACGTAAGCGCAACCTATTGGAAACGTAAAGGCAGCGACATTATTTACAATGTTAGTGTGGCTCCGTCAACAGGTGCATCTACGTTGAAAAACAACGCGATCGATATCTCTTCGCACGGTTTCCAGGCTTCATTAAACATGGACATTTATAAATCAAAAGATTTTAACTGGAACATGACCACCAACTTTAGCAAGCAAACTTCTAAAATTGACAAAATCAACGGACCTCCAATTATCTTAACCTCATCAGCCGGTAGCTCTTCATTAGTATTGATACCAGGCGCTAAGATCGGCCAGTTATATGGTTACAAAGTAATTACCAGCCTTGATGAAAAAAATCAGGAAGGTGTGCCTTATATCCAACCGGCAGATTATGGCAAATATGAAATTGTTAACGGTGCTGTTGTAGATAAAACCACCAAGGGTATCCAATTTACCAACGAAGCTTATGCTTTTGGTGATCCCAACCCGGCTTTCAACATGTCGTTCATCAACTCATTTAACTACAAAAATTTAACATTTGGTTTTCAGTTTGACTGGGTACAAGGCAGCCACCTGTACAACCAAACAAAAGAGTGGATGTATCGTGATGGTATAAGCAGCGATTATGATAAACCTGTAACCATTAACGGTACAACTGCAGCTTACACTGCTTACTACCGCAGTGCTTACGCCGATTATTTTGGCGCACGTAACGGCCCGGCACGTAACGGCACTAAAGATTATTTCTATGAAGATGCTTCATTTGTACGCCTGAGAAACGTGTCATTAGGCTACGATTTTTCGAGAATAATCAACAACAAAGTTTTCAGAAAAGTACAGCTTGTATTTACCGGGCGTAACTTACTTACGTTTACTAAATACACCGGTTTCGATCCTGAGATCAGCACGGGTACTTCTAACTCAGCATTTGACCGCGGTGTTGATAACAGCTCATCACCAAATCTTAAATCTTATCAATTAGGATTAAATCTTGGATTTTAATTGAACATTTAAATTGTAAGCAATGAAAAAACATAAACTAATAATATCAACCTGGGTTATTACAGCGGCTTTGCTTGGAGTTACTTCCTGCAAAAAACAGCTGGATGTAAAAAACCCCAATTCACCTACCTTAGACCAGGCTAAAACAGAAACCGGCCTTATATCGCTGGCATCTGGTGGTGTATATATCACGGGCTTTAACGGTAGTAACCCTTCGGTAATCAGCGGCCTTAACTGGCTTGGTGATAGCTACTTCTCATTAGGTATCGGTTTTCATGAATTATTGGGCGATAACATTTCGGCCGAAGCATCAAACCAGAATATCAACGTGGTTAACCTGCCTGCATCATTTACTAACGATGCAGGGGTTACGATCACCAACACGTCGCCTTCTAAATCTGTAATGCGTATCAGTAACACCCGCGACAAACGTGCTTCTAATGCATTTTATTACGAGTGGACTTACATGTATGGCTTAAACAATGCATGTAACGAAATTTTATCGTTAGTTGACGCCATACCTTTTACGGGCGATGCTACCACTAAAAAGAATACCATTAAAGCCTGGGCTTACTGGTGGAAAGGTTTTGCCTACGCAAAAATTGGCTCCCTTTATTATGCAGGTATTATTACCAGCGATGCCAGCGCAGTAGCACCTAACCCTAATTATGTAAGCAGTGCTGCCATGATTGCAGAATCAAACAAAAACCTTGATGCGGCAGCCGCTTTATTAGCCGGCATCAGCAACACTGCTGATTACACTACCGTACTTGGCAAATTAATTCCGGATTTTGTACAGGTAGGTAAAGGCCAGGTGCCATCACCAGCAATGTGGGTACACAACATTAATACTTTAAAAGCACGTAACCTACTGGTAAACAAAAAAGTGTCTGACATGACCGCTGCAGACTGGACATCATTAGCAACTTTAACTGCTTCGGGTATTAACGCAACCGATTACGTTTTTACCGGCCGTACAACAGGTGTTAACGGTTTCTTCTCGGCAGGAGGTGGCTCTGTAGCCGCTATGACTACCGGTTTACCGAAACAAACTACCTTTAAGGTTAGCGAAAGGCTTATCCAGAATTATAGCGCGGGCGATCAGCGCTTAGCCAATAACTTCCAGCAAGTTGCTGTGTATTACAACCAGGTTGGTGGTTTTACCTTCAGCACCAGGTGGCAATTGCTTGATGGCGGTGCAGGCATAGCCGGCGTACAAGTACTTAGCGACAGAACCCCCGGCAATTATGAGCTGTTTATTGCCGGCAGCTACGAAGAGAATGAACTGATGAAAGCCGAAGCTGCCATTAATACAGCTAATATCCCGGCTGCATTAACCAGTATTGATAACGTACGTAACTACCAGGGCGCAGGCCTTGCGCCTTTAGCCGGCCAAAGCCTTAGCGCAGCAGCAGCAACTGCAGCATTACGTGCCGAGCGCCGCGTAGCATTAGTATTTAGAGGTGTTGCATTTTATGATGCCCGCCGTTACGGAATCATTTACGATGGTGCTGGCCCAACTAATGCTGTAGTGGTAACACAACCAACAACTGGTACAACACCTGTTGTTAATACACATGCAAAAATCAATTACAACTTCCTTGATTATTGGGACGTACCTGCAGATGAGTTTGTATTAAACCCACCTGCAGCTGGTAGTGCCCCAATTAAAAACCCAAATTGAGCATCTGCCTTGCGTTAATAGTTAATAGTTAAGTAAAAGGCCGCCCGCAAGGGGCGGCCTTTTTATTTTAAATAAAACTGTAACGTTTTCAGTTTAAAGTTGTCCTTTAGTACAATTGATGTCTTTTTATTATTTTTAAACCCATTACCTTATTATAAGCTTATAATGATATTAAAAAAAGCGACTGTACTTGTAGTAGATGACGACCCGGATGTGTTAACGGCAGTAAAACTGCTGCTTAAAACTGAAGTTCAGGAAGTTATTACCGATAAAAACCCCGAGAATTTAAACTGGCTATTGCAAAAAAACCAGGTTGATATTCTTTTGCTCGATATGAACTTTAACAGCGCCATCAATACCGGTAACGAAGGTATTTACTGGCTGCGCAAGGTAAAGGAATGGAAACCAAACCTTTGCGTAATTATGATTACCGCCTACGGTGATATCGACCTGGCAGTACGCTCGCTTAAGGAAGGTGCTAACGATTTTGTGGTGAAACCGTGGCATAACGAAAAACTATTGGAAACCGTTACCGACCTGCTGGAGAAAAAAGACGGCGGTAAATCAACCAAATCGAGTAAAAGCAAAGGTTCGACCATGATACTGGGCGAATCTGAAGCGATGGATGATATATTCCACAAAGTAAACAAGATAGCCCCTACCGATGCCAATATTTTAATTTTAGGCGAAAACGGAACCGGAAAAGACTTGATGGCCAAAGCCATTCACGAGCGCTCGTTACGTGCCGATAAGCCATTTATAAAGGTGGATGTAGGCGCATTAACTGATACGCTATTTGAAAGCGAACTCTTCGGCCATAAAAAAGGTGCCTTTACCGATGCACGCGAAGATCGCCCCGGCCGTTTCGAAGATGCACACGGCGGCACTCTTTTCCTGGATGAGATTGGCAATATTACCCTGCAACAACAGGCCAAACTATTAACTGTATTACAGAACAGGCAAGTTACCCGTTTAGGAACCAACAAGCCGATAGATATTGACATCAGATTAATCTGCGCTACTAACGTACCCCTGAGCGAACTGGCTAATGAGAACCGCTTCCGTAAGGACTTGGTTTACCGTATTAACACCGTTGAAATTACCATGCCTCCTTTACGCAAGCGTAATAATGACATTGTATTAATTGCCAAACACTTTGCTGCGCAGTACGCCACCAAATACTTAAAACCTGCTATGGATTTTGATGCTTCGGCAGTTAATAAACTCAAGAGCTACCATTACCCTGGTAACGTGCGCGAATTGCAATACACCATTGAACGCGCCGTAATTATGGCCGATGATCCTATCCTGAAAGCTGATGATTTGATATTCTCGGCTTTGGAATCAGGCATGGATGAGAAGGTTTCTTTAGAGAAGGAAAACATTCAGCTAAGCGAACTGGAGAAAAACGCCATTTTACGTGTGATTGAAAAGCACAACGGCAACATTACCCGTGCCGCAAAAGAATTGGGCCTAACCCGTACTGCCTTATACCGCAGATTAAGCAAATATGATATTTAACCGTTACGAATGGCGGCTGGTGCTGCGGGTGTTTATTATGTTCGCCACACTGGCTGCTATGTCATGGTTGCTTATTAATACGTATTATCTTTATTCGGCCGTCTTGGTTCCCATCGTCATCTATGAGGTGATTGAGCTGATCCGCTTTCACCAAAAAGCCCAGGACGAAGTAGAGCAATTTGTGCAGTCGATCCATTATCGCGATTTTTCCCGTCATTTTGATGAGCGCAAGGCACCTAATGAGCTTAAGCCATTGCGTAAAGGCTTTAACGAGATCAACTCTACCTTCAAACTCATTAGCCGTGAGCGGGAGACCCAATACTATTATCTCCAAAAGATCCTGGAACTGGTTGATACGGGCATTCTCTCGTACGAAGAAGAAACCGGGGAGGTAGCCTGGATTAACGAATCGTTCAAAAAACTACTGGGCATCCCCTATCTTAAAACCATTGGCTCGCTCCAAAAACGCGAAGAGAAACTTTATGATGAAGTGATCAGCCTAAAATCGGGTGATAGCAAGGTTGTATCTTTTACCCGCGACAGGCAGATTTTTAAAGTGCTGATATCATCAAGCGTATTGCGTAGTGATGATAAGCTTTACAAATTGCTGGCTTTCCAGAACGTGAGCGAGGCTTTAGATGAGACAGAATCAAAAGCTTGGTCGAAGTTGTTGAATGTAATGACTCACGAGATCATGAATTCTGTAGCGCCTATCTCATCACTTGCTGATACCTTAAAAAATCGCCTGCAAAATATCGACAAAACTGGCCTGCCTGTAAGCGACGATCTGGAAGACCTGGAACTGGGCATCGACACCATTAAACGCCGCAGCGAAGGCCTGCTTAAATTCACCGAAAGCTACCGGAACCTCAACAAGATCACTAAACTCGACCTGGAAAAGGTATTGGTTTGCGACCTGTTTGAGAACCTCAACACCCTGATGCAACCCACGCTCGAGAAAAAATATATCGAGCTCGATATTATCATCCGTGACCTTTCTTTGGCTATTGATGTCGATCTAAACCTGATTGAGCAGGTGTTAATTAACTTGCTTGTAAACGCCATTGAAGCCGTAAAAGAGCGCGACGAACCCCAGATCACCTTATCAGCAGAACTCCACCCCAATAATAAAACCGTTATTAAAATTGCGGATAATGGTATTGGTATGCCGCCAGAGATCATCGAGAAAATCTTTATCCCTTTCTTCAGTACCCGTAAAACCGGCAGCGGTATTGGTTTAAGTTTGTGTAAACAGATTATGTTACTGCATAAAGGCAATATCCAAGTACAATCTGTTGAAGGCAAGGGCTCTGTATTTATCTTAACTTTTAACGAGTAATGAGTGTTGCCAAACCATTAAATATCATGGCTATTTCGGGCAGCCTGCGTATAGATTCATCCAATACTTCTATTCTTAAATTTCTTCAATCAATAGTTCCTCAGCATAATTTCTGGCTATACGATGGTTTGGATAAACTACCTCATTTTAATCCTGCGCTGGATAACGAACATCCTCCGATTGAAATTCAAAACCTTCGCAAAGCAATTACCGAAGCCGACGGTATCATCATCTGCACGCCCGAATATGCTTTCGGCGTACCCGGATCTTTAAAGAATATGCTCGACTGGACGGTATCGTCCGGCAGTTTGGTTGATAAACCTGTGGCGTTAATCACAGCCTCGAGCGTTGGCGAAAGTGCCCATGCTTCGTTATTAAAAACACTGGAAGTTTTGACAGCCAATATTGTTAAAGGCGGCACGCTGTTAATTCCATTCATCCGTGCTAAAATGAATGCCGAGAATCAGATCACCGACGAGCAAACTGAACAGAATGTTCAAAATGTCCTGAAAGCCTTGCTGGCTGCTATAGCACAATCTTAATTTCTGACAATTTGACAACAAACGCAACTTTGGACTATGAGTTGATGTTTGTTAGCGGACCAAAATATTTATAATAACGATATGCAAGAAAAAGGAACAATATCAATCCACACCGAAAACATTTTCCCGATTATCAAGAAGTTTTTATACTCTGATAATGAGATATTTTTACGTGAGCTGGTATCAAACGCAGTAGATGCTACCCAAAAAATTAAACGTTTGGCTTCACTGGGCCAGTACAACGGCGAGCTGGGTAAGCTACAGGTAGAGGTTGCCTTAGACGCTGAAAATAAAACCATCACCATTTCTGATAATGGCTTGGGTATGACTGCCGATGAGATCAAGAAATACATTAACCAGATCGCATTCTCAGGCGCTACCGAGTTTATGGAGAAATTTAAAGAAGCTAAAGATGCCAATGAGATCATCGGCCGTTTTGGTTTGGGTTTCTACTCTGCTTTTATGGTGGCCGATACGGTTGAGATCAACACCCTATCATACCAGGATGGTGCCGAACCTGCACACTGGACCTGCGATGGCAGCACTACATTTGAAATTACTACAGGAACCCGTACAACCCGTGGTACCGACATTATACTGCATGTAAACGCAGAATCGGAAGAGTTTTTAAACAAACAACGCCTGCAGGATATACTGGATAAATACGCTAAGTTTTTACCTGTGCCTATTAAATTTGGCACTAATGAGCAACAGGAAGAAGACGGCCAGGACGAGGAAGGCAAACCAAAATATAAAACCGTTGAAACTGATAACATCATCAACGAAACTAATCCGATCTGGACTAAATCGCCTAACGAACTGAAGGACGAAGATTACCTTGCATTCTACAAAGAGCTTTATCCATTCTCTGAAGATCCGCTGTTTTGGATCCACCTCAATGTTGATTACCCATTCAATTTAACGGGTGTATTATACTTCCCTAAACTGAAAAACGATTACGAATTTCAGCGTAACAAAATTAAATTATACTCTCGCCAGGTATTTATTACCGACGAGGTTAAGGATATCGTTCCTGAATTCTTAATGTTATTGCATGGTGTTATCGATTCACCGGATATTCCTCTGAACGTATCACGTAGTTTCTTACAGGCTGATAGCAACGTTAAAAAGATCAACAGCTACATTACTAAGAAAGTGGCTGACAAACTGGCTGAGTTATTTAAAAATGAC
Coding sequences within:
- a CDS encoding SusC/RagA family TonB-linked outer membrane protein, translating into MKKHLLKNLFWVLMLLTCNLAWSQTRTVSGTVTAQDDGLPLPGVSVTAKGTRIGTQTSADGKFTISVPAGATSLVFSFIGYNTVDVPITGGPIHVKLATNNKQLNEVVVTGSGVATSKAKLGISPESISAKNLPPTPSASVDQALVGKIPGAQISSVDGTPGARTNILLRGINTIQRGTSPMILVDGVESGATDISLLDLSNVDHIEVVQGAASSTIYGAQGANGVIQIFTKKGVQGRLQINVSSSVAANSIINSGDVHQAKFNSFKTDANGNFIDGNGNIIKLDEDGTFNGVTWAYAADGNNPTAMSNPLNIDNKPYGTNLKYYDHIQQLFKTAYTTNNTVNISGANDKVDYNFGVSNNHQQSTIRTNGYNDRSNLTANLGFELFKGFTLRSTTQLIYNKSTLNPSFGVGNAGGLFAALNSSPFYDFNQRLPDGTYPNSLNSGTVSVNGSNPFYNTEYSSNSDNRVDILQNIQADYKINHFVTLNAKYGLNHSNREENWIFQNQSGNQNSNDLEAWTYYNNGNDNTGELDKFTYKTTFQNFNGSAIIRTDFQKDFHLNVPITTSTLLQYDYRKTNYSEFFVYGYSLPSYPIYNFQQTSTQQVTRDYTEPFVTYGYVVNQKIDFGDFGGVAGGFRSDYSSAFGQGSKPFTFPNVNAYIRPSSFNFWKDGALGKIFPEFKLRGAYGEAGIQPQPFDRYPTITPGNLGSNLAFSLPNQQNNPNINVEVSKETEFGTDFAIKGANGNWFSNFNVSATYWKRKGSDIIYNVSVAPSTGASTLKNNAIDISSHGFQASLNMDIYKSKDFNWNMTTNFSKQTSKIDKINGPPIILTSSAGSSSLVLIPGAKIGQLYGYKVITSLDEKNQEGVPYIQPADYGKYEIVNGAVVDKTTKGIQFTNEAYAFGDPNPAFNMSFINSFNYKNLTFGFQFDWVQGSHLYNQTKEWMYRDGISSDYDKPVTINGTTAAYTAYYRSAYADYFGARNGPARNGTKDYFYEDASFVRLRNVSLGYDFSRIINNKVFRKVQLVFTGRNLLTFTKYTGFDPEISTGTSNSAFDRGVDNSSSPNLKSYQLGLNLGF
- a CDS encoding RagB/SusD family nutrient uptake outer membrane protein; the encoded protein is MKKHKLIISTWVITAALLGVTSCKKQLDVKNPNSPTLDQAKTETGLISLASGGVYITGFNGSNPSVISGLNWLGDSYFSLGIGFHELLGDNISAEASNQNINVVNLPASFTNDAGVTITNTSPSKSVMRISNTRDKRASNAFYYEWTYMYGLNNACNEILSLVDAIPFTGDATTKKNTIKAWAYWWKGFAYAKIGSLYYAGIITSDASAVAPNPNYVSSAAMIAESNKNLDAAAALLAGISNTADYTTVLGKLIPDFVQVGKGQVPSPAMWVHNINTLKARNLLVNKKVSDMTAADWTSLATLTASGINATDYVFTGRTTGVNGFFSAGGGSVAAMTTGLPKQTTFKVSERLIQNYSAGDQRLANNFQQVAVYYNQVGGFTFSTRWQLLDGGAGIAGVQVLSDRTPGNYELFIAGSYEENELMKAEAAINTANIPAALTSIDNVRNYQGAGLAPLAGQSLSAAAATAALRAERRVALVFRGVAFYDARRYGIIYDGAGPTNAVVVTQPTTGTTPVVNTHAKINYNFLDYWDVPADEFVLNPPAAGSAPIKNPN
- a CDS encoding sigma-54-dependent transcriptional regulator, coding for MILKKATVLVVDDDPDVLTAVKLLLKTEVQEVITDKNPENLNWLLQKNQVDILLLDMNFNSAINTGNEGIYWLRKVKEWKPNLCVIMITAYGDIDLAVRSLKEGANDFVVKPWHNEKLLETVTDLLEKKDGGKSTKSSKSKGSTMILGESEAMDDIFHKVNKIAPTDANILILGENGTGKDLMAKAIHERSLRADKPFIKVDVGALTDTLFESELFGHKKGAFTDAREDRPGRFEDAHGGTLFLDEIGNITLQQQAKLLTVLQNRQVTRLGTNKPIDIDIRLICATNVPLSELANENRFRKDLVYRINTVEITMPPLRKRNNDIVLIAKHFAAQYATKYLKPAMDFDASAVNKLKSYHYPGNVRELQYTIERAVIMADDPILKADDLIFSALESGMDEKVSLEKENIQLSELEKNAILRVIEKHNGNITRAAKELGLTRTALYRRLSKYDI
- a CDS encoding sensor histidine kinase; the protein is MIFNRYEWRLVLRVFIMFATLAAMSWLLINTYYLYSAVLVPIVIYEVIELIRFHQKAQDEVEQFVQSIHYRDFSRHFDERKAPNELKPLRKGFNEINSTFKLISRERETQYYYLQKILELVDTGILSYEEETGEVAWINESFKKLLGIPYLKTIGSLQKREEKLYDEVISLKSGDSKVVSFTRDRQIFKVLISSSVLRSDDKLYKLLAFQNVSEALDETESKAWSKLLNVMTHEIMNSVAPISSLADTLKNRLQNIDKTGLPVSDDLEDLELGIDTIKRRSEGLLKFTESYRNLNKITKLDLEKVLVCDLFENLNTLMQPTLEKKYIELDIIIRDLSLAIDVDLNLIEQVLINLLVNAIEAVKERDEPQITLSAELHPNNKTVIKIADNGIGMPPEIIEKIFIPFFSTRKTGSGIGLSLCKQIMLLHKGNIQVQSVEGKGSVFILTFNE
- a CDS encoding NADPH-dependent FMN reductase; this translates as MSVAKPLNIMAISGSLRIDSSNTSILKFLQSIVPQHNFWLYDGLDKLPHFNPALDNEHPPIEIQNLRKAITEADGIIICTPEYAFGVPGSLKNMLDWTVSSGSLVDKPVALITASSVGESAHASLLKTLEVLTANIVKGGTLLIPFIRAKMNAENQITDEQTEQNVQNVLKALLAAIAQS
- the htpG gene encoding molecular chaperone HtpG, whose protein sequence is MQEKGTISIHTENIFPIIKKFLYSDNEIFLRELVSNAVDATQKIKRLASLGQYNGELGKLQVEVALDAENKTITISDNGLGMTADEIKKYINQIAFSGATEFMEKFKEAKDANEIIGRFGLGFYSAFMVADTVEINTLSYQDGAEPAHWTCDGSTTFEITTGTRTTRGTDIILHVNAESEEFLNKQRLQDILDKYAKFLPVPIKFGTNEQQEEDGQDEEGKPKYKTVETDNIINETNPIWTKSPNELKDEDYLAFYKELYPFSEDPLFWIHLNVDYPFNLTGVLYFPKLKNDYEFQRNKIKLYSRQVFITDEVKDIVPEFLMLLHGVIDSPDIPLNVSRSFLQADSNVKKINSYITKKVADKLAELFKNDRKAYEDKWNDIGLFVKYGFLSDDKFYDKAKDFVLLKNTAKETFTLNEYKEKVEAEQTDKDGQLVYIYTNDPAKQDAFIQSANRKGYDVLLMDSPIDTHFVSHLEQKLDKTSLKRVDADVADKLIKKEDAPAHILTDEQSASVKTIFDSAINKPAFKVELESLSPDELPVTVTMDEFMRRMKDMAAMGGGMSFYGQMPDNYKVVVNANHKLITRILGEENADTQAQLAKQAFDLALLSQGLLTGAELTEFVNRSVSLI